One Nocardioides aromaticivorans genomic window carries:
- a CDS encoding PAS domain S-box protein, whose protein sequence is MAERATVVLVDDSPELRMLVGVRLQASGLFDVVGEGGDGGEALMLAHEHEPDLMLLDTSMPVLDGLEALPLVLAVSPRTKVVVFTGFEGRGLAERARHLGAADFIEKSIPIEQLPERLWRHVADTFEAVAGGGAGRAAGVGRAGGLRVAGGSDERALRDQAALDEHLERYREVFHQAAIGMATLTLNGTIVRANDQLAAMVDREPDDLVGLDYGVLTRQHGDHLDDALLRIVEQGEDFATFEHPLVLDDGASTLRVSLTPIRDSGGAPLYVFAQVQDITSEVALRQSEEMFRLLVTTVADYAIYMLDPGGCVASWNAGAQRIKGYTESEIVGQHYRVFYPEEDRLDSHPERNLELALRDGSYAEEGWRVRRDGTRFWASVVITAVFDDDGRHRGFAKVTRDHTEKRGREEQRRQAIEQQANLLAVTAHELRTPAAVVEGAAALLLGDQVDDPAQRAQLVEAMASSAQRIQRLAGDLRAASDTHADALSLQPERMSLRGALLAAADRARAVHPHEGVTVEVAQDAELVADAARVGQALDNLLDNAVRHGRAPVHLTGERIESGVRVLVEDSGHGVDQRLEPRLFDRYAHAGPAGGAGIGLHLVREIARSHGGDVTYLPPGDGRRPTFVLELPIQPLLPRL, encoded by the coding sequence GTGGCAGAGCGCGCGACGGTGGTGCTGGTCGACGACTCACCGGAGCTGCGGATGCTGGTCGGCGTGCGCCTGCAGGCCTCGGGCCTGTTCGACGTGGTCGGCGAGGGCGGCGACGGTGGCGAGGCGCTGATGCTCGCGCACGAGCACGAGCCCGACCTCATGCTGCTCGACACGTCGATGCCGGTGCTGGACGGCCTCGAGGCCCTTCCGCTCGTGCTCGCCGTGTCGCCCCGGACCAAGGTGGTCGTCTTCACCGGGTTCGAGGGCCGGGGCCTGGCAGAGCGCGCCCGCCACCTCGGTGCGGCCGACTTCATCGAGAAGTCGATCCCGATCGAGCAGCTCCCCGAGCGCCTGTGGCGGCACGTCGCGGACACGTTCGAGGCGGTCGCGGGCGGCGGTGCGGGCCGGGCTGCCGGCGTCGGCCGGGCCGGCGGCCTGCGCGTCGCCGGTGGCAGCGACGAGCGCGCCCTACGTGACCAGGCCGCCCTCGACGAGCACCTCGAGCGCTACCGCGAGGTCTTCCACCAGGCCGCCATCGGCATGGCGACGCTCACGCTCAACGGGACGATCGTGCGGGCCAACGACCAGCTCGCCGCGATGGTCGACCGGGAGCCGGACGACCTCGTCGGGCTCGACTACGGGGTGCTCACCCGGCAGCACGGCGACCACCTCGACGACGCGCTCCTCCGGATCGTCGAGCAGGGCGAGGACTTCGCGACCTTCGAGCACCCCCTCGTCCTCGACGACGGCGCGAGCACGCTCCGGGTGAGCCTGACGCCGATCCGCGACTCGGGTGGTGCGCCGCTCTACGTCTTCGCCCAGGTGCAGGACATCACCTCCGAGGTCGCGCTGCGGCAGAGCGAGGAGATGTTCCGGCTGCTGGTGACGACCGTGGCCGACTACGCGATCTACATGCTCGATCCCGGCGGCTGCGTCGCGAGCTGGAACGCCGGCGCGCAGCGCATCAAGGGCTACACCGAGAGCGAGATCGTCGGCCAGCACTACCGGGTGTTCTACCCGGAGGAGGACCGTCTCGACAGCCACCCCGAGCGCAACCTCGAGCTCGCCCTGCGCGACGGTTCGTACGCCGAGGAGGGCTGGCGCGTGCGCCGCGACGGCACCCGGTTCTGGGCGAGCGTGGTGATCACCGCCGTCTTCGACGACGACGGCCGGCACCGGGGCTTCGCCAAGGTCACCCGTGACCACACCGAGAAGCGCGGGCGCGAGGAGCAGCGGCGCCAGGCGATCGAGCAGCAGGCGAACCTGCTGGCGGTGACGGCGCACGAGCTGCGGACGCCGGCCGCCGTGGTCGAGGGTGCGGCGGCGCTGCTGCTCGGTGACCAGGTCGACGACCCCGCCCAGCGGGCCCAGCTCGTCGAGGCCATGGCGAGCAGCGCCCAGCGGATCCAGCGGCTCGCCGGCGACCTGCGCGCTGCGTCGGACACCCACGCCGACGCCCTGTCGCTGCAGCCGGAGCGGATGTCGCTGCGCGGAGCACTGCTGGCGGCGGCCGATCGCGCGCGGGCCGTGCACCCGCACGAGGGCGTCACCGTCGAGGTCGCGCAGGACGCGGAGCTGGTCGCGGATGCCGCGCGGGTGGGTCAGGCGCTCGACAACCTGCTCGACAACGCGGTCCGGCACGGCCGCGCCCCGGTGCACCTGACGGGCGAGCGGATCGAGTCCGGTGTCCGCGTGCTCGTCGAGGACAGCGGCCACGGCGTCGACCAGCGGCTGGAGCCCCGGCTCTTCGACCGGTACGCGCACGCCGGTCCCGCCGGTGGCGCAGGCATCGGCCTGCATCTCGTGCGCGAGATCGCCCGCAGCCACGGCGGCGACGTGACCTACCTGCCTCCCGGCGACGGACGGCGGCCGACCTTCGTGCTCGAGCTGCCGATCCAGCCCCTGCTGCCCCGGCTCTGA